The proteins below come from a single Corylus avellana chromosome ca3, CavTom2PMs-1.0 genomic window:
- the LOC132174946 gene encoding cytochrome P450 CYP72A219-like, with translation MEIWVALSIVAVVVVLKSAWRVLRWVWVRPKALERCLREQGLTGNSYSLLFGDLKASIKMSNQARSTPINFTNDIAPRVLPFIHQNVKNYGKNSFTWFGPTPRVNIMNPEQLKDIFSKIYDFRKIEGTPLTKLLATGLAQYEAEKWAKHRKIINPAFHLEKLKNMLPAFRQSCSDMIIKWESLVSEDGSIELDVWPYLQNLSSDMISRTAFGSSYEEGRNIFELQRELAELVIQSMQSMYIPGWRFLPTKMNKRMKEIDKEIQASLKGIINKRERAIKRGEGRNDDLLGILMESNLKEIEEHGNNKNMGMNLKDVIEECKLFYLAGQETSSVLLVWTMVMLTRHPSWQERAREEVLQVFGQNKPDFDGLNRLKVVTMILYEVLRLYPPVIFLTRNVHEETKLGKLSLPAGVQITLPIILIHHDHELWGDDAHEFKPERFSEGVSKATKGQVSFFPFGWGPRICIGQSFAMMEAKLALSMILQRFCLEVCPSYAHAPFLIATLHPQYGAHIILRNL, from the exons ATGGAAATATGGGTTGCGCTTTCCATTGTTGCCGTTGTAGTGGTGCTAAAATCAGCATGGAGAGTGTTGAGATGGGTGTGGGTGAGGCCAAAGGCGCTGGAGAGGTGCCTGAGAGAGCAGGGTCTCACCGGCAACTCCTACAGCCTTTTGTTTGGAGACTTGAAGGCGAGCATTAAGATGTCTAATCAAGCAAGGTCTACCCCCATAAACTTCACCAATGATATTGCACCACGTGTCCTCCCCTTCATCCATCAAAATGTCAAGAATTATG GTAAGAATTCTTTTACCTGGTTTGGCCCAACACCCAGGGTGAACATTATGAACCCTGAACAATTGAAAGATATCTTCTCCAAGATCTATGACTTTCGGAAGATAGAAGGAACTCCACTTACCAAATTGCTAGCAACCGGACTAGCACAATATGAGGCTGAAAAATGGGCTAAACacagaaaaattatcaatccAGCTTTCCATCTAGAGAAGCTGAAG AATATGTTACCAGCATTTCGTCAAAGTTGCAGTGACATGATTATCAAATGGGAAAGTTTGGTCTCTGAAGACGGTTCAATTGAGTTAGATGTATGGCCTTATCTGCAAAATTTGTCAAGTGATATGATTTCTCGAACAGCCTTCGGGAGTAGTTATGAAGAAGGAAGAAATATTTTCGAACTTCAAAGAGAGCTAGCGGAGCTGGTCATTCAAAGTATGCAATCTATGTACATTCCGGGATGGAG GTTTCTGCCAACTAAGATGAACAAGAGGATGAAGGAAATTGACAAGGAAATACAAGCTTCCCTTAAAGGGATTATCAACAAAAGAGAGAGGGCAATAAAGCGAGGTGAAGGCAGAAACGATGACTTATTAGGCATACTCATGGAATCCaacttgaaagaaattgaagaacatGGGAACAACAAGAATATGGGTATGAATCTTAAAGATGTAATTGAGGAGTGTAAACTTTTTTATCTTGCGGGGCAAGAAACGAGCTCGGTTTTGCTGGTTTGGACGATGGTTATGCTGACTAGGCATCCGAGTTGGCAAGAACGTGCAAGAGAAGAGGTTTTGCAAGTCTTTGGTCAAAACAAACCAGATTTTGACGGGTTGAATCGCCTAAAAGTA GTGACCATGATTTTGTATGAAGTTCTAAGACTATATCCACCAGTAATTTTCCTTACTCGAAATGTTCACGAGGAAACGAAGCTCGGAAAGTTGTCTTTACCGGCCGGAGTTCAGATCACCTTGCCAATAATTCTCATCCACCATGATCATGAACTTTGGGGTGATGATGCACATGAGTTCAAACCAGAGAGGTTTTCTGAGGGAGTTTCCAAGGCAACAAAGGGCCAAGTTTCTTTCTTCCCCTTCGGATGGGGTCCTCGGATATGCATTGGACAAAGCTTTGCTATGATGGAAGCTAAACTTGCTCTATCAATGATCCTACAACGCTTTTGCTTGGAGGTTTGCCCATCGTATGCTCATGCTCCTTTCTTAATTGCAACTCTTCACCCGCAATATGGAGCTCACATCATTCTACGAAATCTCTAA
- the LOC132175792 gene encoding SH2 domain-containing protein B-like, translating to MSSRRSPISDMTIFKYSLSGLNERSFMLKEIALSASDNELSEFAHQVSLYSGCSHHRHQISIAKRLIEEGTKAWNSISQNNHKIRWEDVVFEIEEHFMKVACCSSRSLTQQDFELLRRIAGCREYLSQEKFEKMWCWLFPVAFTLSRDWINAMWSSTSPKWIEGFITKEEAEFSLQGPRGVQEPGTFILRFPTSRSWPHPDAGSLIVTYVGSDCTLHHRLLSLEPIYCERETNVKPLQDMLLAEPELSRLGRIIRSH from the exons ATGTCAAGTAGAAGAAGTCCAATATCAGACATGACCATTTTCAAATACTCCCTCTCAGGCTTAAATGAGAGGTCTTTTATGCTCAAGGAGATTGCTTTGTCTGCTTCTGACAATGAACTTTCAGAATTCGCGCATCAGGTGTCTCTCTATTCGGGATGTTCACACCACCG gcaccaaataagtatTGCCAAGAGATTGATAGAGGAAGGAACAAAAGCTTGGAATTCGATTTCACAAAACAACCATAAAATTCGTTGGGAGGACGTGGTTTTTGAGATTGAAGAGCACTTTATGAAGGTTGCTTGTTGCAGTTCTAGATCTCTAACACAACAG GACTTTGAGCTTCTGAGGAGAATCGCTGGATGTCGAGAGTATCTTTCCCAAGAGAAGTTTGAGAAGATGTGGTGTTGGTTATTCCCTGTAGCTTTCACATTATCAAGAGACTGGATTAATGCAATGTGGAGTTCTACGTCTCCTAAATGGATTGAGGGATTCATaacaaaagaagaagcagaatTTTCACTTCAAGGTCCAAGGGGCGTCCAAGAGCCTGGCACGTTTATACTCCGGTTTCCTACTTCTAGGAGCTGGCCTCACCCTGATGCTGGCAGCTTAATTGTGACTTATGTTGGCAGTGATTGCACTCTTCACCACAGGCTGCTGTCCCTTGAACCAATTTATTG TGAAAGAGAAACTAATGTGAAACCACTGCAAGATATGCTACTGGCAGAACCTGAGCTCTCTCGATTAGGAAG GATAATAAGAAGTCATTAG
- the LOC132176067 gene encoding kunitz type trypsin inhibitor 104-like, protein MNSFGFMRLIGSLSFIWLVLAITTAAQPSSSPAPVLDSAGSPLEAGVEYYINPAITDNGGRFTLIDRNGSCPYYVGQENVSGLEGYPVIFTPFVEGETVIRESRDLKVVFSASTTCVQSTAWKLGERDAESGRRLIMTGESQSQQRPTSNYFKIVKAQVGENIYNIEWCPTEVCPTCRFICGTAGALVENGKRLLALDGSVLPVMFERRA, encoded by the coding sequence ATGAATTCCTTCGGCTTCATGAGATTGATCGGAAGCCTTAGCTTCATATGGTTAGTCCTGGCCATAACAACAGCAGCCCAACCATCGTCCTCCCCAGCTCCGGTGCTCGACAGTGCCGGAAGTCCTCTTGAAGCCGGCGTAGAATACTACATCAATCCTGCTATTACTGACAATGGCGGTCGTTTCACCCTGATTGACCGAAATGGGTCGTGCCCGTATTACGTCGGGCAGGAAAACGTTTCGGGCTTAGAAGGGTATCCTGTCATCTTCACGCCTTTCGTGGAGGGAGAGACGGTGATTAGGGAGAGTAGGGACTTGAAGGTTGTTTTCTCTGCAAGCACCACCTGCGTGCAGTCAACGGCATGGAAGTTGGGGGAGAGAGACGCTGAGAGTGGAAGGAGATTGATTATGACCGGAGAAAGCCAAAGCCAGCAGCGTCCCACCAGCAACTACTTCAAGATAGTAAAAGCCCAAGTGGGAGAGAATATATACAACATTGAATGGTGTCCTACGGAAGTGTGTCCCACTTGCAGGTTTATCTGCGGGACTGCTGGCGCTTTGGTTGAAAATGGGAAGAGGTTGTTGGCCTTGGATGGGAGTGTGCTCCCGGTTATGTTTGAGAGGAGGGCTTAA
- the LOC132175920 gene encoding kunitz type trypsin inhibitor 111-like (The sequence of the model RefSeq protein was modified relative to this genomic sequence to represent the inferred CDS: added 14 bases not found in genome assembly): protein MNSFGFMRLIGSLSFMIWLILAISAAAQPSSSPAPVLDSAGSPLEAGVEYYINPAITDNGGRFTLINRNGCPFNVGQENVSGLEGLPVIFTPFLEGETVIREDRDFKIVFSAATICVQSTAWKVGETDAASGRRLIVTGESQSKLATDNYFRIVKAQVGDNIYNISWCPTDVCPTCKFNCGTAGGLDENGKILLALDGNVLPVTFERRA, encoded by the coding sequence CTTCATGAGATTGATCGGAAGCCTTAGCTTCATGATATGGCTAATCCTGGCCATATCAGCAGCAGCCCAACCATCGTCCTCTCCCGCTCCGGTGCTCGACAGTGCCGGAAGTCCTCTCGAAGCCGGCGTAGAATACTACATCAATCCTGCTATTACTGACAACGGCGGTCGTTTCACCCTGATTAACCGAAATGGGTGCCCATTTAACGTTGGGCAGGAAAACGTTTCGGGCTTGGAAGGCCTTCCTGTCATCTTTACGCCTTTCCTCGAGGGAGAGACGGTGATTAGGGAGGACAGGGATTTCAAGATTGTTTTCTCGGCAGCCACAATCTGCGTGCAGTCAACGGCGTGGAAGGTGGGCGAGACAGACGCTGCGAGTGGAAGGAGATTAATTGTGACCGGAGAAAGCCAAAGCAAGCTAGCCACCGACAACTACTTCCGGATAGTGAAAGCCCAAGTGGGAGACAATATCTACAACATTTCATGGTGTCCTACAGATGTTTGTCCCACTTGCAAGTTTAACTGCGGGACTGCTGGCGGTTTGGATGAAAATGGGAAGATTTTGTTGGCCTTGGATGGGAATGTGCTTCCGGTTACGTTTGAGAGGAGGGCTTAA
- the LOC132176224 gene encoding kunitz type trypsin inhibitor 104-like translates to MNSSDFMRLIGSLSFIWLVLAITAAAQPSSSPAPVLDSAGSPLEAGVEYYINPAITDNGGRFTLINRNGSCPLYVGQENVLGLEGFPVIFTPFVEGETVIRESRDLKVVFSASTTCVQSTAWKLGERDAESGRRLIVTGESQSQQRPTSNYFKIVKAQVGENIYNIEWCPTEVCPICRFDCGTAGALVENGKRLLALDGSVLPVMFERRA, encoded by the coding sequence ATGAATTCCTCCGACTTCATGAGATTGATCGGAAGCCTTAGCTTCATATGGTTAGTCCTGGCCATAACAGCAGCAGCCCAACCATCGTCCTCCCCTGCTCCGGTGCTCGACAGTGCCGGAAGTCCTCTTGAAGCTGGTGTAGAATACTACATCAATCCTGCTATTACTGACAACGGCGGTCGTTTCACCCTGATTAACCGAAATGGGTCGTGCCCGTTGTACGTCGGGCAGGAAAATGTTTTGGGCTTAGAAGGGTTTCCTGTCATCTTCACGCCTTTCGTGGAGGGAGAGACGGTGATTAGGGAGAGTAGGGACTTGAAGGTTGTTTTCTCTGCAAGCACCACCTGCGTGCAGTCAACGGCATGGAAGTTGGGGGAGAGAGACGCTGAGAGTGGAAGGAGATTGATTGTGACCGGAGAAAGCCAAAGCCAGCAGCGTCCCACCAGCAACTACTTCAAGATAGTAAAAGCCCAAGTGGGAGAGAATATATACAACATTGAATGGTGTCCTACGGAAGTGTGTCCCATTTGTAGGTTTGACTGCGGGACTGCTGGCGCTTTGGTTGAAAATGGGAAGAGGTTGTTGGCCTTGGATGGGAGTGTGCTTCCGGTTATGTTTGAGAGGAGGGCTTAA
- the LOC132176005 gene encoding kunitz type trypsin inhibitor 111-like, protein MNSFMRLIGSLSFMIWLILAISAAAQPSSSPAPVLDSAGSPLEAGVEYYINPAITDNGGRFTLINRNGCPFNVGQENVSGLEGLPVIFTPFLEGETVIREDRDFKIVFSAATICVQSTAWKVGETDAASGRRLIVTGESQSKLATDNYFRIVKAQVGDNIYNISWCPTDVCPTCKFNCGTAGGLDENGKILLALDGNVLPVTFERRA, encoded by the coding sequence ATGAATTCCTTCATGAGATTGATCGGAAGCCTTAGCTTCATGATATGGCTAATCCTGGCCATATCAGCAGCAGCCCAACCATCGTCCTCTCCCGCTCCGGTGCTCGACAGTGCCGGAAGTCCTCTCGAAGCCGGCGTAGAATACTACATCAATCCTGCTATTACTGACAACGGCGGTCGTTTCACCCTGATTAACCGAAATGGGTGCCCATTTAACGTTGGGCAGGAAAACGTTTCGGGCTTGGAAGGCCTTCCTGTCATCTTTACGCCTTTCCTCGAGGGAGAGACGGTGATTAGGGAGGACAGGGACTTCAAGATTGTTTTCTCGGCAGCCACAATCTGCGTGCAGTCAACGGCGTGGAAGGTGGGCGAGACAGACGCTGCGAGTGGAAGGAGATTAATTGTGACCGGAGAAAGCCAAAGCAAGCTAGCCACTGACAACTACTTCCGGATAGTGAAAGCCCAAGTGGGAGACAATATCTACAACATTTCATGGTGTCCTACAGATGTTTGTCCCACTTGCAAGTTTAACTGCGGGACTGCTGGCGGTTTGGATGAAAATGGGAAGATTTTGTTGGCCTTGGATGGGAATGTGCTTCCGGTTACGTTTGAGAGGAGGGCTTAA